A single genomic interval of Streptomyces sp. BA2 harbors:
- a CDS encoding organic hydroperoxide resistance protein: MSIQQIDVKYTAVATAENGRDGRVATDDGKLDVVVNPPKEMGGSGAGTNPEQLFAAGYSACFQGALGVVARKENADVSGSTVTAKVGIGQTEAGGFGLEVAITASIPNVDAATAQALIEKAHQVCPYSSATRGNIKVELAVA; encoded by the coding sequence ATGTCCATCCAGCAGATCGACGTCAAGTACACCGCCGTCGCCACCGCCGAGAACGGCCGTGACGGCCGCGTCGCCACCGATGACGGCAAGCTCGACGTCGTCGTCAACCCGCCGAAGGAGATGGGCGGCAGCGGCGCGGGCACCAACCCCGAGCAGCTCTTCGCGGCCGGCTACAGCGCCTGCTTCCAGGGCGCCCTCGGCGTGGTCGCCCGCAAGGAGAACGCCGACGTCTCCGGTTCGACCGTGACCGCCAAGGTCGGCATAGGCCAGACCGAGGCCGGCGGCTTCGGCCTTGAGGTCGCGATCACCGCCTCCATCCCGAACGTGGACGCGGCCACCGCGCAGGCCCTCATCGAGAAGGCCCACCAGGTGTGCCCGTACTCGAGCGCCACGCGCGGCAACATCAAGGTGGAGCTCGCGGTCGCCTGA
- a CDS encoding NADP-dependent oxidoreductase: MSVTPEAPGSQKLPAVSREWHLVRRPHGWPVPEDFALRETPVSAPADGQVLVRNLHFSVDPYMRGRMNDVKSYTPPFQLDQPMQGGAVGEVIASNAEGLVVGDHVLHFAGWREYATVPAKHAVKVDAQAAPLSAYLGVLGMTGLTAYAGLFEVASFKEGDAVFVSGAAGAVGSQVGQMARLKGASRVIGSAGSDEKVKKLVEEYGFDAAFNYKDPRPVVEQLKEAAPDGIDVYFDNVGGEHLEAAISRMNVHGRATICGMIAGYNDTEPTPGPRNMAMIIGKRLRLQGVLVGDHEDLQPQFVSEVGAWIRSGELKYDETFVEGVENGVEAFLGMLRGENTGKMIVSLA, from the coding sequence ATGTCCGTCACCCCCGAGGCCCCCGGGTCCCAGAAGCTCCCCGCCGTCAGCCGCGAGTGGCACCTCGTGCGCCGCCCGCACGGCTGGCCGGTCCCGGAGGACTTCGCGCTGCGCGAGACCCCGGTGTCCGCCCCGGCCGACGGCCAGGTCCTGGTCCGCAACCTGCACTTCTCCGTGGACCCGTACATGCGGGGCCGGATGAACGACGTGAAGTCGTACACCCCGCCGTTCCAGCTGGACCAGCCCATGCAGGGCGGCGCGGTCGGCGAGGTCATCGCGTCGAACGCCGAGGGCCTCGTGGTGGGCGACCACGTCCTGCACTTTGCCGGCTGGCGCGAGTACGCGACCGTCCCCGCCAAGCACGCCGTCAAGGTGGACGCGCAGGCCGCGCCGCTGTCGGCGTACCTCGGCGTGCTCGGCATGACCGGCCTGACGGCCTACGCGGGCCTCTTCGAGGTCGCCTCCTTCAAGGAGGGCGACGCGGTGTTCGTCTCCGGCGCCGCGGGCGCGGTCGGCTCCCAGGTCGGCCAGATGGCCAGGCTCAAGGGTGCCTCGCGTGTCATCGGCTCGGCGGGCTCGGACGAGAAGGTGAAGAAGCTCGTGGAGGAGTACGGCTTCGACGCCGCGTTCAACTACAAGGACCCGCGCCCGGTCGTGGAGCAGCTGAAGGAGGCGGCCCCCGACGGCATCGACGTCTACTTCGACAACGTCGGCGGAGAGCACCTCGAAGCGGCCATCAGCCGCATGAACGTGCACGGCCGCGCCACCATCTGCGGCATGATCGCGGGCTACAACGACACCGAGCCGACGCCGGGCCCGCGCAACATGGCCATGATCATCGGCAAGCGCCTGCGTCTGCAGGGCGTGCTCGTCGGGGACCACGAGGACCTGCAGCCGCAGTTCGTGTCCGAGGTCGGCGCGTGGATCCGCTCCGGTGAGCTCAAGTACGACGAGACCTTCGTCGAGGGCGTGGAGAACGGCGTGGAGGCCTTCCTCGGCATGCTGCGCGGCGAGAACACCGGCAAGATGATCGTTTCCCTGGCCTGA
- a CDS encoding MarR family winged helix-turn-helix transcriptional regulator, producing MATTSSRTPRTDPLTLEVVELIGTVVARYHEEYDAAAGKHALTGAQARVLGLLSLEPLPMRRIAQKMKCEPSNITGIIDRLEARGLVERRPDPADRRVKLAAPTEEGLTVARSLRESLDFAREPLAELSREERLSLRGLLRRMVGEDAG from the coding sequence ATGGCCACCACCAGCTCCCGCACCCCGCGCACGGACCCCCTGACGCTCGAAGTCGTCGAGCTCATCGGGACGGTCGTCGCGCGCTACCACGAGGAGTACGACGCCGCGGCGGGCAAGCACGCCCTCACCGGAGCGCAGGCACGCGTACTGGGTCTGTTGTCCCTCGAGCCGCTGCCCATGCGCCGGATAGCCCAGAAGATGAAGTGCGAGCCGTCGAACATCACGGGGATCATCGACCGGCTCGAGGCGCGCGGTCTCGTCGAGCGGCGGCCCGACCCGGCCGACCGCCGCGTGAAGCTCGCGGCTCCGACGGAGGAGGGCCTGACGGTCGCCCGCAGCCTGCGCGAGTCCCTCGACTTCGCGCGGGAGCCGCTGGCCGAGCTCTCCCGCGAGGAGCGGCTCTCGCTGCGGGGGCTGCTGCGGAGGATGGTCGGCGAGGACGCGGGCTGA
- a CDS encoding SCO2400 family protein produces MDYCHPCHRHLNGALACPGCGTPAEACREYAEAVGAPDEPGGSEPTYDDEVPRARGRRRERGRRAHRRRRRKILLITAGLALAAGGLSLAELGIEGPSDEPTAAASPDGAAGEPASRKSPDPDSGAATGAESTSATSADPSASASAKAKASKEAKKDEDKKKGGEKTDEAAKDPDSAAPATTSAPDAPDSPPDTPGTTRPTPPPTTRQPDPTPEPEPSETCDRFLWWCT; encoded by the coding sequence ATGGACTACTGCCACCCGTGCCACAGGCACCTCAACGGTGCCCTGGCCTGCCCGGGGTGCGGAACCCCGGCCGAAGCCTGCCGTGAGTACGCGGAGGCGGTCGGCGCGCCGGACGAGCCGGGCGGTTCCGAGCCCACGTACGACGACGAGGTGCCCCGCGCCAGGGGCCGCCGCCGGGAGCGCGGCCGCCGGGCGCACCGGCGCAGACGCCGCAAGATCCTGCTGATCACCGCCGGGCTCGCGCTCGCGGCCGGTGGCCTGAGCCTGGCCGAACTCGGCATCGAGGGCCCCTCGGACGAACCGACGGCCGCGGCCTCGCCGGACGGGGCAGCGGGCGAGCCCGCGTCACGGAAGTCGCCGGACCCGGACAGCGGCGCGGCGACGGGCGCCGAGTCCACGTCGGCCACGTCGGCCGATCCCTCGGCCTCGGCGTCCGCGAAGGCCAAGGCGTCCAAGGAGGCGAAGAAGGACGAGGACAAGAAGAAGGGCGGCGAGAAGACGGACGAGGCCGCCAAGGACCCCGACTCCGCCGCCCCGGCCACGACCTCCGCGCCGGATGCCCCGGACAGCCCTCCGGACACCCCCGGGACCACGCGCCCCACGCCCCCGCCGACCACGCGGCAGCCGGATCCGACGCCCGAGCCGGAGCCCTCGGAGACGTGCGACCGGTTCCTGTGGTGGTGCACGTAG
- a CDS encoding SMP-30/gluconolactonase/LRE family protein, producing MDIAVRAQAALGEGPTWDHAAQRLIWVDILSSRVHTYDPSTGHRSVLVTEQHVGAAKPRAGGGLVVNLRDGVGLYDSMADGGAFRWLHREVVPGRRGNDAAVAPDGALWAGTMRYDEGEGGGNLIRLTGDGTVTEVLDDVSVSNGVGWSPDGRSMYYIDTLTRRIDVLDMDEGQLPAARRPFATFEPDAGYPDGLTVDADGCVWVALWDGAAIRRYTPSGALDRVIELPVVRPTACAFGGAGLRDLYITSACTGLEAPHPLSGSVLVLPDAGQGVEQAAFAG from the coding sequence ATGGACATAGCGGTACGCGCGCAGGCAGCACTCGGCGAGGGCCCCACCTGGGACCACGCCGCCCAGCGGCTGATCTGGGTCGACATCCTGAGCTCACGCGTCCACACGTACGACCCGTCGACCGGGCACCGCTCGGTCCTGGTCACCGAGCAGCACGTCGGCGCCGCGAAACCGCGCGCGGGCGGCGGCCTGGTGGTCAACCTCCGGGACGGCGTGGGCCTCTACGACTCCATGGCCGACGGAGGCGCCTTCCGCTGGCTGCACCGGGAGGTCGTGCCGGGCCGCCGGGGCAACGACGCCGCGGTCGCCCCCGACGGAGCGCTCTGGGCGGGCACGATGCGCTACGACGAGGGGGAGGGCGGCGGCAACCTCATCCGCCTGACCGGCGACGGCACCGTCACCGAGGTCCTCGACGACGTGTCCGTCAGCAACGGCGTCGGGTGGAGCCCGGACGGCCGCTCCATGTACTACATCGACACCCTGACGCGGCGCATCGACGTACTGGACATGGATGAGGGCCAACTCCCGGCAGCCAGGCGGCCGTTCGCCACCTTCGAGCCCGACGCCGGATACCCCGACGGCCTCACCGTCGACGCCGATGGCTGCGTCTGGGTCGCCCTGTGGGACGGCGCAGCCATCCGCCGCTACACCCCGTCCGGCGCCCTGGACCGGGTGATCGAACTGCCGGTGGTCCGCCCGACCGCGTGCGCGTTCGGCGGCGCGGGACTGCGCGACCTCTACATCACTTCCGCCTGTACGGGACTTGAGGCGCCGCACCCTTTGTCCGGCTCCGTGCTCGTGCTGCCGGACGCCGGACAGGGCGTGGAACAGGCGGCGTTCGCCGGGTAG
- a CDS encoding helix-turn-helix domain-containing protein: MPVTESQGSLSVRSAWRDVPPIQVRQFAALALDEVPALAQDILREIRAEYPGLPVVLDDSGEPMALIGIRRALEGFVQQIAAAEGGRPCYPLEVFQEFGRGEGLHGRSLDSLQAIYRLGVRLAWRRLAEIGQQIEIPPPAMYELAESGFEYLDGLVDQSVRGYAEAAARQAGERLRLQRKLMELLLSERRGDPGADAPTDFGHSSGSRSAPGRPAARSALDERAARVGWQLPERVAVGVLLRPAREAVAPAVGQGVLLDMETEQPRMVVPDPDAAGRPELLRRAMAGWSGAIGPPVPLADAAKSLRWAEAAVRLMERGLLPSGEVLHCTEHTEALVLLQPEELIEDLARRCLAPLAHCGPAHGRRLAETLLAWLETRGGAPEVAARLGVHPQTVRYRLRQIRELWGDEVDDPDRRFELELVLRARRLRGELGRVG, translated from the coding sequence GTGCCCGTGACCGAGAGCCAGGGTTCGCTGTCCGTCCGCTCGGCCTGGCGCGACGTGCCTCCCATACAGGTGCGGCAGTTCGCCGCGCTCGCCCTGGACGAAGTGCCCGCCCTCGCCCAGGACATCCTGCGGGAGATCCGCGCCGAGTACCCCGGCCTGCCCGTCGTCCTCGACGACTCGGGCGAACCCATGGCACTCATCGGTATACGCCGCGCTCTGGAGGGGTTCGTCCAGCAGATCGCGGCCGCCGAGGGTGGGCGCCCCTGCTACCCCCTGGAGGTCTTCCAGGAGTTCGGCAGGGGCGAGGGCCTGCACGGCCGCAGCCTCGACTCGCTCCAGGCGATCTACCGCCTCGGCGTACGGCTCGCCTGGCGCCGCCTGGCCGAGATAGGCCAGCAGATCGAGATCCCGCCACCGGCCATGTACGAACTCGCCGAGTCGGGCTTCGAGTATCTGGACGGCCTTGTCGACCAGTCCGTCCGCGGATACGCCGAGGCCGCGGCCCGGCAGGCCGGTGAGCGCCTGCGTCTGCAACGGAAGCTGATGGAGCTGCTGCTCTCCGAGCGGCGCGGGGACCCCGGGGCGGACGCGCCGACCGATTTCGGCCACAGCTCCGGCTCGCGCTCCGCGCCAGGCCGGCCCGCCGCCCGCAGCGCACTCGACGAACGGGCCGCCCGCGTCGGCTGGCAGCTGCCCGAGCGGGTAGCCGTCGGCGTCCTGCTTCGCCCCGCGCGGGAAGCCGTGGCGCCCGCCGTCGGGCAGGGCGTCCTGCTCGACATGGAGACCGAACAGCCCCGCATGGTCGTCCCCGACCCGGACGCCGCGGGCCGTCCCGAACTGCTGCGGCGCGCCATGGCCGGCTGGTCCGGCGCGATCGGCCCGCCCGTGCCGCTCGCCGACGCCGCGAAGTCGCTGCGCTGGGCGGAGGCCGCGGTCCGCCTGATGGAACGCGGACTGCTGCCCTCGGGCGAGGTCCTGCACTGCACCGAGCACACCGAAGCCCTGGTCCTGCTCCAGCCCGAGGAGCTCATCGAGGACTTGGCCCGCCGCTGCCTCGCTCCGCTCGCGCACTGCGGGCCCGCGCACGGCCGCCGCCTCGCCGAGACGCTGCTCGCCTGGCTGGAGACGCGGGGCGGCGCGCCGGAGGTCGCGGCACGGCTCGGGGTGCATCCGCAGACGGTGCGCTACCGCCTGCGTCAGATCAGGGAACTGTGGGGCGACGAGGTCGACGACCCGGACCGCCGCTTCGAGCTGGAACTGGTGCTCAGGGCGCGGCGGTTGAGAGGAGAGCTGGGACGGGTGGGCTGA
- a CDS encoding DUF3068 domain-containing protein yields the protein MRRTASPLSLILLGLGVFLLVLAPMLAWYVEPRAKRTPVDIDTITVFKGKGSYFDTEKIKTVHDKNLTVTRQVRGDVDDSNSDHAVWDVVTSVDPDKSLPASDPHDSLQFTTERWVTDRETNKPVHCCDEKPYFEGEAYLKFPFDVEKRSYTWWDNTLGATVPLTFRGTKKIQGYEGYRFTAKVKPAKTGTRLVPGRLVGQPKRSNVLAEEWYANHGVELVADKRTGRIIYAAIGPRKTLRAPGSDKDATVLLDSERIAFTTKTQKAQVELADDDSSRLKLVGETLPVGTGVLGALLAIAGGVLVVRGRRSDKGAQGPGGPGSAAEPSGPHSGTSPTALQPTTM from the coding sequence ATGCGCCGCACAGCCTCGCCCCTCTCGCTGATCCTCCTCGGACTCGGCGTTTTTCTGCTCGTCCTGGCCCCGATGCTCGCGTGGTACGTCGAGCCGCGCGCGAAACGCACGCCCGTCGACATCGACACCATCACCGTTTTCAAGGGCAAAGGCAGCTATTTCGACACCGAGAAGATCAAGACGGTGCACGACAAGAACCTCACGGTCACGCGCCAGGTGCGCGGCGACGTGGACGACAGCAACAGCGACCACGCGGTCTGGGACGTGGTCACGTCCGTCGACCCGGACAAGTCCCTGCCGGCTTCGGACCCGCACGATTCGCTCCAGTTCACGACGGAGCGCTGGGTCACCGACCGCGAGACGAACAAGCCGGTGCACTGCTGCGACGAGAAGCCGTACTTCGAGGGTGAGGCCTACCTCAAGTTCCCCTTCGACGTCGAGAAGCGCTCCTACACCTGGTGGGACAACACCCTCGGCGCCACCGTCCCGCTGACCTTCCGCGGCACGAAGAAGATCCAGGGCTACGAGGGCTACCGCTTCACCGCCAAGGTGAAGCCCGCCAAGACCGGGACCCGTCTGGTGCCCGGCCGCCTGGTGGGGCAGCCCAAGCGCAGCAACGTCCTCGCCGAGGAGTGGTACGCCAACCACGGCGTCGAGCTGGTCGCCGACAAGCGCACGGGCCGGATCATCTACGCGGCGATCGGCCCCCGCAAGACGCTGCGCGCGCCCGGCTCGGACAAGGACGCGACGGTGCTGCTCGACAGCGAGCGCATCGCGTTCACGACCAAGACGCAGAAGGCGCAGGTCGAGCTCGCCGACGACGACAGCAGCCGGCTGAAGCTGGTGGGCGAGACGCTGCCGGTGGGGACGGGTGTGCTGGGTGCGCTGCTCGCCATCGCGGGAGGCGTACTCGTCGTACGCGGACGACGGTCCGACAAGGGGGCGCAAGGGCCCGGAGGGCCGGGTTCCGCGGCGGAGCCGAGCGGTCCGCATAGCGGTACGTCGCCAACCGCGCTGCAACCCACCACGATGTGA
- a CDS encoding glycosyltransferase family 4 protein, which translates to MPQHVPSPLRAATPRVAQRLPAPPPQPRRIVFLARRDLANPAAGGSELLVDRLADGLSKLGHQVTLLCGGPAAFRDYRVVSAGGDLGHYLRSRSAFTRQVGDCDLLVEVCNGMPYLAPLWHRGPTLCLVNHVHTDLWGMRFQGALAPAARLGRRLEHWSLSGAQRGNLLVAVSPSTASALRAIGVERERIRIVHNGVEEPGPLHPRSDEPMFLAMGRLVEYKRIDLLLRLWERVRPVTGGRLVIVGDGPERERLQQIAGPGVEFKGHVSEAEKHRLLCEAWMLLHPSAVEGWGLVITEAATRSTPAIGFDVPGVRDSIEDGVTGLLARGESSFAAAWCTLALSAERRRGLGKAAGERATSYRWANSVREFQAVASEAIVSHQTAQGSA; encoded by the coding sequence ATGCCCCAGCACGTGCCTTCTCCGCTGCGCGCCGCAACCCCGCGGGTCGCGCAACGGCTACCGGCACCTCCCCCGCAGCCGCGCCGGATCGTATTCCTCGCCCGCCGCGACCTCGCGAACCCGGCCGCGGGTGGATCCGAACTGCTCGTCGACCGTCTTGCCGACGGCCTGAGCAAGCTCGGCCATCAGGTCACCCTCCTGTGCGGGGGCCCTGCCGCCTTCCGCGACTACCGCGTCGTCTCGGCGGGCGGTGACCTCGGGCACTATCTGCGCTCGCGGTCCGCCTTCACCCGGCAGGTCGGCGACTGCGACCTCCTTGTCGAGGTCTGCAACGGCATGCCGTACCTGGCGCCGCTGTGGCACCGCGGTCCCACGCTGTGCCTGGTCAACCACGTCCACACCGATCTGTGGGGGATGCGCTTCCAGGGTGCGCTCGCCCCCGCGGCCCGGCTCGGCCGAAGACTCGAACACTGGTCGCTCTCCGGTGCCCAGCGCGGCAACCTCCTGGTGGCCGTATCGCCGTCGACGGCCTCCGCCCTGCGCGCGATAGGCGTCGAGCGTGAGCGAATACGCATAGTCCACAACGGGGTCGAGGAGCCCGGCCCGCTCCACCCCCGCTCCGACGAGCCGATGTTCCTGGCGATGGGACGGCTCGTCGAGTACAAGCGCATCGACCTGCTCCTTCGCCTCTGGGAGCGGGTCAGGCCCGTCACCGGCGGACGCCTGGTGATCGTGGGCGACGGACCCGAGCGCGAGCGGCTGCAACAGATCGCCGGGCCCGGCGTCGAGTTCAAGGGCCATGTCTCCGAGGCCGAGAAGCACCGGCTGCTCTGCGAGGCGTGGATGCTCCTTCACCCCTCCGCAGTCGAGGGCTGGGGCCTGGTCATCACCGAGGCGGCGACCCGCTCGACCCCGGCGATCGGCTTCGACGTACCGGGCGTACGTGACTCCATCGAGGACGGCGTGACGGGGCTGCTGGCCCGCGGCGAGAGTTCCTTCGCCGCCGCCTGGTGCACCTTGGCGCTGAGCGCCGAGCGCCGCAGGGGCCTCGGCAAGGCCGCCGGTGAGCGGGCCACCAGCTACCGGTGGGCCAATTCCGTACGCGAGTTCCAGGCGGTGGCCTCCGAGGCGATCGTCTCGCACCAGACAGCCCAGGGGTCCGCGTGA
- a CDS encoding class I SAM-dependent methyltransferase, with the protein MKDPSLRRSVTLFRAFLREQQEPERCYTLLARDAADQVEAYGPVKGRVVVDVGGGGGYFTEEFRRRGAQSFLFEPDPAELGAKPPEGSVVADGYLLPLADGVADVTFSSNVLEHVDDPQTFLSEMVRVTRPGGLIYVSFTNWYSPWGGHEWAPWHYLGGARGRARYERRTGKAAKHTLGENLFAHHVGPTLRQVRARGDVSVVSARSRYWPFLASGITKVPGVREFATWNLLLILRRCP; encoded by the coding sequence GTGAAGGATCCGTCCCTGCGCCGTTCCGTCACCCTCTTCCGGGCCTTCCTGCGCGAGCAGCAAGAGCCCGAGCGGTGTTACACCCTGCTCGCCCGTGACGCCGCCGACCAGGTCGAGGCCTATGGACCGGTCAAGGGCCGTGTCGTCGTCGATGTCGGCGGCGGCGGTGGCTATTTCACCGAGGAGTTCCGGCGGCGCGGCGCGCAGAGTTTCCTCTTCGAGCCGGACCCGGCCGAACTGGGCGCCAAGCCGCCGGAGGGCTCCGTCGTCGCCGACGGGTATCTCCTCCCGCTGGCGGACGGCGTCGCCGATGTCACGTTCTCCTCCAACGTCCTCGAGCACGTGGACGATCCGCAGACGTTCCTCAGCGAGATGGTGCGGGTGACCAGGCCCGGCGGGCTGATCTATGTCTCCTTCACCAACTGGTACTCGCCGTGGGGCGGCCACGAGTGGGCGCCCTGGCACTACCTGGGCGGCGCCCGTGGGCGCGCCCGCTATGAACGACGTACAGGCAAGGCAGCCAAACACACGCTCGGCGAGAACCTCTTCGCTCACCACGTCGGCCCGACCCTGCGCCAAGTGCGGGCGAGGGGCGACGTGTCCGTCGTGTCCGCGCGGTCCCGCTACTGGCCGTTCCTGGCCAGTGGCATCACCAAAGTGCCGGGTGTACGCGAGTTCGCCACCTGGAATCTCCTTCTCATCCTCAGGCGGTGTCCATGA